The Festucalex cinctus isolate MCC-2025b chromosome 16, RoL_Fcin_1.0, whole genome shotgun sequence sequence CATGAAAACAACCACCGCCCCTCCCAGGTCTGTCAGTCCCCCCCGCATGACTACCTGCATTTGTGGATTTATTCGCCACCATGTGGTACCAAGGTTGCTCAGCGTATTCGGGGAGGTCCCACCGTCGGAAGTAACGGAGCAGGAAGATGAGGTGAAGGAAGCGCAGGAGGTGGCGCAGGAGGAGACGCAGGAGGAGACGCAGGAGGAGCAGAAGCAGCAGGAGGAGCCCGCCGAGGAGCCGGAGCAAATTGCGGCAGAGGAGTTGCCACTGAGCCGAGAGTCTGAAGAGATGCGCACCACCacgtacactgtaaaaaaaaacaaaaaaaaaaacggtccaAACAAAACTACCTTCATTGCAAGtaaataatgcaaatgtgatttaaaaaacaaacaaaaacaaaacaaaacctcaaaGTGATCATAAAATagcaacaacttaaaaaaataataataaaaaatcttacatttttatttgtaaacagCACTGGGCTgtttttcaagtacttaatatatgaagtcttctgtatgctcttgcataaaaaaacccccccaaaaaagtctaaatatgtttttgggagtaaaggacaaagtattaaaaaacatgttgacacgtttttgggtttgaatgagtgaataataattcatagatttgtggagactggggtcaagttgtatgttGTATGTTAAAGACTagctagctcttaatatgaaaagaaatatgcactgagctgtcaccagcgtcttacaaatgcaataatgCCGTCTAGTAGCAGAAAAATGCCCTCAACACAGATCAATATCACActagttttttaattttttttacagtacatctttttaattttaactcaattgtattaattatgacattatcacggactaaaatatgcagccatatttctattagtttaacatttttttcccaatattttCTGTTAACAAGACTACgaacattttggaaaaaaatattttattgtgcctTTTATTGTCCATTTAGAACATATATAAAATGTTACAATTAACTGagcgttaactattgaagtcatgcgattaactacgataaaacaataataatcgcctgacaccactAGTTTTAACAATTGGTCAAAatcagtgaagtttttttttttttttttttttttcatggaggGTACAGAAAGTCAACTGTCAAGAGCCAGTACCCATGCAGGGGATGGAGATAACCAGATCATAACGCAGGTGGAGGTCCTCGCAGGTAAGCCTGATTCACTTCAGATCCCAATGGACTCTGTTAGGAAACTGCAGGTGCCCATTTTTGGTCTTCAAAGTAATGACGTTTTATGATGTACCTTGCAGGGTTCACATTAGAAGCCCAAGTccagtttattttttagaaaaggAACCTAATTGGTCCAAACTGGCAAAGGGATCATATATGTATCATTTTGGTTACATGtcagggtaaaaaaaacaaacaaacagtgagGCCTACTCAGTGTTCATGTGAAGATAAAAATCTATCACTGTTGTGTACTTTTCGGCCGCTCTAGTAGCATTTAAATGCGtttacattttctgtttttgattgaacGCACAGCAAATGTAATGTTGACATCACGGCAATGCAGTATCCTCTCACCTTCCGTCCAGACGACGTGGAGCCTCCCCCGGAGGACGACGTCGTTTATGGCGAAGGCGTGGAGGTGGTGGACCTGAGGAAGTACACCCCTCTGGGCGGAGTCTTCTACTACGAATTGTTCCACCTTCCGCCGCAGTCTCACCATGTCAAAGGCTGGGAAATACGAaaggtggacaaaaaaaaaaaaaaaaacgcgctaCTTGCAAACAGTTGACATTTCAAGACGATCGTTTTCCATAGATGATTATTTATAGTGTTTTTGTATAGATGCCGGAGGCGGGATTGAAAGTTTTCCAATATATTCCTGAGAATTCGAATCAAGCGGAAGATGAAGAAGCCGTATCCCTGCTTGTGGGCTTGTCTGTGAAACTGCCTGACACGGTGATATTCTTAGAAACCCCTCGAGTGGGTCGCTGGGATGCAGAAGGTAGGGAATGTCTCATTTTGGCAAAATCACATGTCCCGTTTCAGTGATTTGCAAAGTTTGAGACTACTAGTGGTACGCAAAAGAATCAAGTGCTCAAGTGCAGTTCAGTTGTACTTAATTTGAAGTTCCAGCAGTGGCAGTTGTCGAGGGTGGCCTGAGGGGGCAACAGCCACCTTAATTCTGGGGCTGGACCACACCAAGTAGATCCGAAGCACTTACTAAGATTTTGTGTTAATAATTACAGTGAAGTACCACAAACAATGGCAAATACATGGATTGTGTTTAGTCTCATTTTTTCACAGTttcaatcatgttttttttaacatggtaaacctggtttttttttagtccatttttagtctttagtccatttttaatcgagcattttagtctttattttcatCCAAGAAAACATTTCGTCTAGTTTTGGTCAAcaaaaatgatcaacattttagtctagttttagtcagaacAACCTTTTtacctttttatatatattttttgttagcagatatgttgaacattttggatcaAAAACTattcacatacaattttcttgaatctttttgatgaaaaacaaattgaCACACAATTTACAGTAtagcaacaagtggctactatggctccatgatatgagctagcaagttagtcagcattagttagcagtctgATTAACTTTATTGTTGGAGCGTtacagccgttggattaatggtTACattataactagggatgtaacaatatcctaccatcacaatatgatgatatcacgatatgaaggtcacaatacgataattatcacgatattctggggcggttggcaatacaaaaaaaaatgtcacaatacacaataaaaatgagcgcatactaaaaaaaaaacacaatattgtgcttttgtacaatacagcaatgaaaaatataaaattatattaaaacaatatgatataatatataatagggCTGTACGacattggaaaatcatgcgatatgtgatatagttgctgaatatagcgatgtcaatattattgcgatatttaaggTGGAcctgaagaaattacatttttatttaatgaaagaatcacattttttcatgcagcaaaataagcaaactcaatataatcttaattaattgttgttgttttttttcatttttttttttttttttttttataatcttattataatcgtaattaattgtaatgaccaCTCAATAGTTGtgaactattggatggcagtgcacattttagttagcgtctgactggacaaattcagataaaaccaTAAAAttgatataaaacttattgcatgtatttgcgatatgcatatgacatgggccaatatcacgatattgatatttttttttatatattgtgcagcccttgAGGCACTTTCTAATGCAAGCACTCATCAAGTTCCTACACAGAccgttcacaagcaaattacattacctttcatctgaccattagtgtggattttaaacagaagggccaaaacgtgCCTTGtttaaattaaactgcactaaagaactagccaccagagggtgctagaactgcaccaatggaaatcaacccgacttttttttaacagatgtgctgcttttaatatcgtgacatgacgatgaccatatattgtggcagttttaatatcgcaatatcacgatattgccgttatcgttatatTATCACtataattcccccccccccccccttttcaccgtgaatccacctcctgtctgtcccatgttttTGTGCATGTTACCGTCGCTagttgcagatttgaaaggaggTGTgccactgtgtgtcacatgacagcatCACTCTGACAAATTAGcaaagacaagattttacaaaatcaaatgattttcgtctcgtttttgttcatgaactaaaatgtccatagattttagtccagttttttattaagtgaagtgcaTTTTCgtcatcttcattagtcgatgaaaatgcatactgattcagtcccagttattgtttattaatgagcgttttagtcgagtcgagtcgagttttagtccggtggaaaaaaaaaattttttgggtttaatttttgttgatgaaattaacattaAATCCAACCAAACAGTACTGAAATGTTAAAAGTTTACTTTAATTTAGTAATTCTTCTCTGATCTTTTGGTCACATATAGGCAAGTATTGGAGGACGGACGGCATCAGCGACTTCTCTTACCGAGACCATGCGCGcggggaggagggggagggggagggggaagggggagggggagggggagaggaggcagaggaggaggaggaggcgggcgGGGTGGCAAAGGTGTCCTTCAAGATGGACACTTTCTACCCCTTCGTGTTGATGCAGTACACCTACGCCAACTTCCCCTTCCGGAGCTGGGAGCTGCGACCTCTGGGCAAAGACTCGGCGCTCTTCAGCATCCGCGGGGCGCTCGTTGACCTCCGCATCACAATCCAGGTGGGCATCAGAGAAATCAGAGGGTAGGAGGGGGACAGATAGGATAGTTTGGGACTTATTTGGTGCGGATATTCCAGGTGAATCAGTGCATGCTGCAGGCAGACCAAGAGATGGGCCTCACGTACCTTTTTGACAAGTGGATGAGCGCGCCCGACCTGCAGCAGGCCATGCTCAAGGCGGGGATCAACGTCTTCGTCAACGAGCACACCGACAAGTTTGTCACTTCCTGCTGCAAGGTCGCCATTGCACGTAAtatttcttaaagggatacttgactcatcaagccattttcagcagtaaaaagttcataatttgtctataattaatgtggtaacttcattattctcCATGTACAGTTAGTATCTTtagaaagtcatttttctacttgctgccgactgatgacatcaccgtgctgaggaagtaggcaacgaccaatcatggcttagtttactgaccaaacccggaaaacaggtgagccatgattggccgttacctacgtcctcagcacaggtgatgtcatcataagtcgacagcaagaggaaaaattactttttatagGTATTAATTGGCGgcagtgagtggttagcacgtccgcctcccagttctgaggactcaagttcgagtccaggctccagccttcctgggtagagtttgcatgttctccccgtgcctgcgtgggtcttctccaggtactccggtctcctcccacattccaaagacatgcgtggcaggttaatgggGTATCTGCCACGGaatgtgattttgcacatcagtttatttccggtccgggttgagaacgcgcaacccaggggcacaaagtcggaagcgcaagtatttttgacgcagcccacatgtcgcaaaccgaactggaaataaactgttgtgcaaaaaacagtcccgcctcttccgtggcatataccccattgggtgctccgaattgtccctaggtgtgcttgtgagtgtggatggttgttcgtctctgtgtgccctgcgattggctggcaaccagttcagggtgtcccgcgccgactgcccagagccagctgagataggcgccagcaccccccgcgacccttgtgaggaataagcggccaagaaaatggatggatggatggatggtattaattgtacatgaaaaataatgaagttatcaaattcattctggacaaaatgttaacttttcaatgctgaaaattgttcaatgagtcaagtatccctttaaattccttttccattatttccttataaattttttaaaaatagtaagAAAAATTAGATGTTATACATTTACCATATTTccttctattttttaaaaatagtgaGAAAAATTAGACGTTATACATTTACCATTCTATTCAATAAATCAacgatttattgaaaattggtcaaataaactaatacatttaacatttttgatttattcaataaaataacAGTTAATTcttgaacattttgtttttcattcagcTTGATGTAAACAATTTGATAATAAAGGTTTAAACAATTTCACACATTTCATTAACTCagtttaattataattaaaggcacagtctgccggtttcactcaggaaaatgcactttttaaatacaggatttaaacaaagaaactacttctcaatttacagatctgggcttttcttaacatgtgggggtgattttgtcctaaacccccactcccccagcctgtattttgccattttgtgtacattttgtaaacagtgggacgtttctgtggaaagacagtgtttacacccctccagccaatcacagagcggggggtggcatgtcgcaaacggggccgggcgaacgtgtcggctgcgtgacgtcactcccgcggcaatttgaaagcacgcacggattttttttttcactcactcactcactcactcactcactcactcactcactcacagaagcttacgtgtgtgaatgagtgagtgaaaaacacagatgtgtagactgagataaagttaaagtgtgtacatcctgtatttaaaaagtgcaaaccggcagactgggcctttaacatTAAAAGGGTGAatgatttttattaaaataccttaatgggatacttgactcattgaacaatttgcaGCAGTGAGAAGTTCATAttatgtccagaatgaatttgacaacttcattatttttcatgtacaatgaatacctttattaaaaagtaatgttttctacttgctgtcgactgatgatgacattacttgtgctgaggaagtaggtaacggccaatcatggctcacctgttttctgggtttggtcagtaaacccagccatgattggtcattacctacttcctcagcacaggtgatgtcatcagtcgacagcaagtagaaaaattactttttaaaaggtattaatcatacatgacaaataatgaagttacagtaattatagacaaaatattaactttttactgctgaaagtgGCTCAATGAActaaaagtatccctttaaaagttGATGTATaaagtcatgtaaaaaaaaaaaaaaaagatcataaatCATTTTACATTCCAAAAATTGTAATTACATAAATCACTAACATTACatgtatatttacattttgtatttgtaaactatacggtattAGTACAATTGGAAATTTTACTTGCAAATTGAGCTGAAtagaattgtaaaaaaaatagtaaactgTGACTTTAAAACGTTTAAATGACTGATAAATCGTAaaccaagtagaaaaatgagaaattttcatataaaataaactatttgacttattttaccaaacatttaaattatttttttaaatgtcatctaTGACCGACCTGGTCAGTCagtccattttaaaaatgaagtgaaatgaCTTTTGCACAGCACTATAGGATTCATATtttatgaaatgttcactttgtgCTTTTTTACTTTGGCGgactttttgtcttttgtgtgcatgtgtaaagGACCCACTTAGGGAACACGTTGCCTATGAACAGATGGCCCTTTTCGCGTCCGTCTGCACCTTCTCCTGGAGCAAATGGAATGCTCAAAGTGGTCCAGAACATATTATCGTAAAGGTGGGTCCTCATATTACCCGGTACACATTTAGAGAAGGAAGGAAATCATGTGTCCAACACATTTTTGCTGTGTCAGATGTGTGAGCACCAGGGCCCCAAAGCGCCACCCGAAGACTTGTGGAATCTCTACCTGGTGGGGGCTCAGAGATTCCAGAAGCTGGAAATGACGGAAACGAGCGAGGTTTTCTGCGACGACCACCATCCCGACAGCGAGTTTCACTCCACCTTCATCCACATGTTGCAGGACAACATGAGCCCAGAAGGGATCAGTCAAACCCGAGAGGCCAACTTCCTCTTTGTGGACACGGTTCAGAGCCTGTTCTGTGCCACGAGGCCGCTCATGTATTGCTAATCCTGTgcggaataaataaatacaaaaaacaaacaaacaaaaaaaaacacgttacattctttttgtaggttcggCTAATTTATTTAGACAAAGTTTCAAGCATCTTTGGAACATACAAAAGTTGAAAAATGGTGAAAATCACAGCaaacgggggaaaaaatacaaacatgacTGTCACAGTTAAATAAATTCACATAGCACTCTCTAAAAGTAGTCATCAATATAGTTTTAAAAACatgtacaatattttattcCCAGTGTTTATCAGCTTTAAAAAGATATAAAATGTATGCCAAAGACAAGAAGAGAAGTGGTTTTAAAAAGCTGTCCATGTGTGTACAATGCACTGTGGTACGGTTCGGAGAACGTGCGCTAACAACATGATCAGAAAAACATGGAAGTTTAAGGATCCAGGCAGCAGCTAGCAGGCAAATACTGACTGAAAGCAACCATGTTGAGCAGCCACACCCTCTTTTGAACACATGCAAACGTGATGGGTAAAAATCTTAAGTTACGATGAACCGTCTCCCACAAGCCTGGCTGAGGAATCACCAGGTACCatctgaatttttttattttattttgcagcGCGCCACGTGTTCTTCACCACCCTTTCCAAAAGTGCACAGGTGGATGGGGACAAAGGCCGACGTCTACCTAAGGGGCGGTTTGGGGGCACTAAACAGGGGGCCGTCCATTGTGCAGCAGGCGCGTGTAAGGCCAGAGCAGCTGTTGGACGGTCATCCACGAGTCCCCGGTGCCAACGGGGGCTGCGTCAACTGCGGGCTGCATCACCAGGCTGGCCAACAGAGCCAGGAGACCTAATGAGGAGACAGCATcaacacattaactcattcaaaccccaaaacgtgtaagtacgtttttaaatactttataACTATGCtattgggagggaaggacagttttttttttttttttcatgcaagcgcatagaaggctttgatgcagcttctgacctaaagaggttgcttaaagcaatgatagttattacaaaaaacagccagcaggtggcagcagagtataagagatcagccaggaccatgttgctACAAGctcttttactcagtgttttcaacaggtttgtgaataatgatgaactatattctaatgctaattgctgcagaacggaaacagatatgaatacattttttttttcctgatgaaagaagagactgtttcttttggtaggttccatgcttttatagcaatagaacagaatattctgtggagcttgcaaaatcagtcaaaattcagtaaaacagacgggagctaaagggattgcttcagtgaaaatggctgggagtgaatgagttaaatatttcaATATACACATACTCCAAAAACATCTCGGCCAAAAATGACTTCTTTTGAACTCAATTACGGGGGTCACTAACCACCACTAGGTTCAATTTGACCCCCTCCAAAATTGGGTTTACTGATTTGACCCAACGTTTTGGATTCAATGATTAACCTCATATGTGCAGTatgtactagggatgtaacgataatggcaatatcgtgatattgcgttattaaaactgccacattaTATCGTCaccatcatgtcacgatattaaaagcagcacacctgttaaaaaaaatagataaaaaaaaaaattgggttgatttccatttgtgcagtttagctagtcttctgactggactctctcaaaagaacatgagacaattgcagctcattcagaacactgcagctcgagttctgaccaaaacaaagagatcagaacatattactccagtacttaaggatttacactggctcccagtcagctgtagaatagattttaaagttctgctactcgtctataaatcactaaagggtttgggtcctgaatatatccaagaaatgctaatttagtacaaacccagcagggctctgagatctacagacttgggccaactagtggaacccagagttcgaagcaaacatggtgaagctgcatttagctattatgctgcacacagatggaataggctaccaacagaagtgaagtcagccccgagtgtaaatgcttttaaatccacgttaaaaactttttttttttcctcatacctttgattaaggacttttaaacaactttaattaagtggtttttgttgttgtttttttaaacttccttatgttaaatgtttgaaagtttgttgaataatgttttaatattgttattgtacgctctttttagtaaattttgcaacctacttttatttactgttcttcctctgaatgttaactactgtttgttgatgcttatgtgttatctttccttgtgtaaaacacattgagttgccttgtatatgaaatgtgctatacaaataaacttgccttgcctagttTTTTggggcagtttaattttcacaaggcatgttttggcccttcctcGTTATCTTCTCTTCGTAATGTGcttgtgaatatatatatattatatatattcacatcagtagggtaaaactaacctgtctcacgacggtctaatcccagctcacgttccctattagtgggtgaacaatccaacgcttggtgaattctgcttcacaatgataggaagagccgacatcgaaggatatatatatatatatatatatatatatatatatatatatatatatatatatatatatatatatatataaaaaactctggtctcctcccacattccaaagacatgcatggcaggttaattgggcgctccgaattatccctaggtgtgcatgtgagtgtggatggttgttcgtctctgtgtgccctgcgattggttggcaaccagtccagggtgtcccccgcctactgcccagagccagctgagataggcgccagcagcccccgcgacccttgtgaggaataagcggtcaagaaaatggatggatatatatatattatctttttatattataaattataataaattccatatttttatatttttttcattgctgcaatagtgtgtgtgtgtttctttttttgtttttttagtatggagtttttttttttttttacaatattgtgaccttttttatttgCCAACCTcccaacaatattgtgctaattATCTTATGGGGCTAAACATtgaataaaatgagaaaaagattgtaaaaataaaaatttaaattaaagacCAAACttattaggggaaaaaaatttatAATTTGGAACACTGtggaaatgaaaatgtattgaacTTAAGCTCAATCAAAACTCAACTGTACTATACTTGATCAGTAAATTATTTGCATACCACGCTGAGAATCCGTAGTCTACTTACCAGATTATGAATTACtaatttttcatttataaaTTTTAATAGCTCgtgcaacattaaaaaaaggaTGAGTATCATttcagagagaaaaaacaaaacaaaacacttttgcaTCACATTTCCGTTCAAACCTCGCTCTTCAATGTTGAGTTTATGCCACGAGCCCCCCAAAAGCAACGTGCATGTTTCTGAAACTGCATGTGAGGCAAACATGGACAGTTTGAAGCTCCTGCTTTAACACTGTTACTACAGTCCCCTAAAAATCCACAAATATGTGGCATATACCGTTTCAAGATTACCATTCCACTGGTTTTTAGATGTGTCACATTTGACCGAGAACAAGtctcatttcacatttttaaatattttcatttttgtgtatttttggtcATCCAATTTCAGGTGAATGAATGGAATttagtgtttttaaatttttttttattgctgtcaaaACAGGTGGAATTGGACCCAAATGGTCCGCTTGGGTTAAGTGTGAAAACGATTTGAGTTGTTACCCGCGAGGATGAGCAGCATGGCCAACCAAAGCCAGAGCCCTCTGCTGCCTCGGGCCACTGCGGCCGCCGTTGCTCGGGTGGATGTCAAGCTCTGGGACAGGGACTGGGGCAGTCCTTGGTCAGAAGACGCCAGGCTGGATGAGGAGCTTGGACTGGAGGAT is a genomic window containing:
- the dnai7 gene encoding dynein axonemal intermediate chain 7 is translated as MPPKKKGKKGPKLTKAQKAKLKLEEEQRRLREEEEARIRAEREEQERLERQRRQEIFDMLEAKDSERREGEIGELRSLLEKNYLAVMKYKNDAAQMSKWKKYMQCSDIPDPEVQQDINTFISLWRDDPECGAEVVFKQCNIALQLIEELEMLLREVTDANYIPKYQEVLLHLQDTVYAKILNTSMEILKGASNNIDTETGNMQAVVKGDNITLCLWANLMRKSRFKCLTFKEAGMGFELTKQLATSNIAVRVLHTSYDHLSTLSRMTHMKTTTAPPRLLSVFGEVPPSEVTEQEDEVKEAQEVAQEETQEETQEEQKQQEEPAEEPEQIAAEELPLSRESEEMRTTTYTGTESQLSRASTHAGDGDNQIITQVEVLADDVEPPPEDDVVYGEGVEVVDLRKYTPLGGVFYYELFHLPPQSHHVKGWEIRKMPEAGLKVFQYIPENSNQAEDEEAVSLLVGLSVKLPDTVIFLETPRVGRWDAEGKYWRTDGISDFSYRDHARGEEGEGEGEGGGGGGEEAEEEEEAGGVAKVSFKMDTFYPFVLMQYTYANFPFRSWELRPLGKDSALFSIRGALVDLRITIQVNQCMLQADQEMGLTYLFDKWMSAPDLQQAMLKAGINVFVNEHTDKFVTSCCKDPLREHVAYEQMALFASVCTFSWSKWNAQSGPEHIIVKMCEHQGPKAPPEDLWNLYLVGAQRFQKLEMTETSEVFCDDHHPDSEFHSTFIHMLQDNMSPEGISQTREANFLFVDTVQSLFCATRPLMYC